Within the Microcebus murinus isolate Inina chromosome 16, M.murinus_Inina_mat1.0, whole genome shotgun sequence genome, the region AAGGAGCAACAGGTACAAAGGCCCCGAGTCCAGAGATGCCCCAGTGTCTCTGAAGGACACATTCAGCCGTGCACTCCACGTTTATTGAGCTCCACTGCATGCCAGGAGCTAGCCTGCGGGCCTCGGTCCAGGAGGAGGATGCAGACGGAGGCCCCGCCCTCCTGGAGCTCTTGTTCCCCTGAAGACAGTTGACACGTGCGGTCATTTCAGGTGGCAAGAGAAGCCAGGAGGAGAATGGGCCAGGATGGCCGAGGGGGAAGCCACTCTGGACAGGGCGGGAGGGCCCtgtctcctccccctgcccacacCGGCCTCCGCTGGCCCCTTGGGACTGAGGTTACACCTGACCTTGCCAGAGGTCATAGCCTCCTGTCCCTCAGCCTGGGATTTCCAGAGGAATTAGACAGCCCCCCCCCAGAGACCCAGAATCAGGGCGCACAGTGACGGGGAGCGGGGGACGAGCGAGGCAGCCCCCATCCCTCCAGGAAGGAGCTCGTGGAGCCCAGGCGTCAGGCTGCCCTGTCCGAGCCCCGTGGTGACAAGGGCCCCtttgtgcccccctcccccgggggcagggaggagctgggcccTGGAGGCAGGCGGCCCCTGGCAcccggggggaggggaggggccggcAAGTGGGGGCCTAGACCCTGGGAGGCAGGGGCCGCGCTGGGCCGCGGCGGGCGCAGAGGCTCAGAGGCGAGAGCACCCAAGTGAGTACTGCGCCGGGAGGCCTGGCGGGCGCGGGGGAGCGGAGCCCGGGGCACCCACAGCAGGGCCAGGTCAGGTGCTCTGGGTGTGGTTTGCGCTGCTTTGGGAGTGGGCTGGGACGAGGGGACGCGGGCTTGGGGAAGGAACCACAGGGAGAAAGGACAGAAGGCCCCGGGCAGCCCTCGTGCGTAGCTGGAGCCTCTGCAAGGGCAGCTCCCCTGGGCTCCCGAGCGAGGGGCAGAGCGGGAGGCGCCCGGGGCGTCAGGCGCCCAGCAGTctgggggcgggtgggggccTGGGCTGCGAGTGGGCGAGTCCCGGCACCCGGGCGCACGGCAGGTGGGTGCACAGGTGCACGCCCGCCCACGGCCTCCCCAGGCCATTCTGTCTGCATCGGTGTTTCCCAACTCTTCTCATCGTGCCCCACTGGGGGAAGCTTCTGGAGTGTCGTTCCTAAGCCCACTCCTCCCTCCAAATTTTCACACTGCGGATACGCCGTATGTACGCTCTGGACGCGGCCTTTACAGAGCCGCGCTGCACTGTAACAGCCAGGGCTGTTTGGGCCCACACCCGACAGCGGTTTCAGTCGTCAGGCACGCGTGACTTGGGTGCCCGTTCCACGAGCCTGCCCGGGCCGGGCGCTGGCCCTCACCTGTGTCTGTCTCCTGGGCCGTGCTCTTGCAGGTGCAAGCGTGGCGTCTGCCACGTGTCCTCCGGCGCGTGGCTGGGCGGACCCGTCTATGGCCACGGCTCAGCGTGCGTGTGCAGGTCCCCGTGTCTGAGTGAGCCCGGCACGCGGGCGGGGCGGCAGGTGGGCCTGTCTGTCCAGGTGTGTGTGGAGCCAGGTGTGCCTCTGTGGATGTGTGAGTGGGGACAGGGGGGTCTCGGTGCCGGCCTGCACGTGTCTCTGATGTGTGAGCCTGCTCCCTCCGGCTGGGACGGGATCTGTCACCTGTCCTACCAGCGGCCGGCCGTGTCCGACTGTGTCCGTGGGAAGGGCGCAGCGGAGGCTGGAAAAGCAGCCGCCCGGAagccctggctccagccccaagGCGACCCACAGAGCAGCCGGGTGCCCGCGGCTCATGAACCCCCACCCCAGTCCACCCCGGCCGCCCTCAAGGCCCAGCCGGGAGTGCCTGAGTCCTCTCTCGCTCCCCACCTACCCCGGAAGCCCCCCCAGGACGAGGCACCCGGTCCCCCAGGGAACAGGACTCTTTTGTACCGGCGGCGCTGGCCTCTGCAGAGGGTGGGGACAGCCGCGGCCgtctgtggggtgggagggggcggcaGGAATTCACGCGGCATGCGGGGAATGCCGATGCCTGAAACCCAGTCATTGATGGGACAAGGTCCCTGCCGGCCACCCCCAGGGACACCTGCTCCCTCACCCCACCCGCCACTCCCCTGCCTCGCCCCCAGTGCTGttgtctcctcccctccccacagttTTCCCACGCCGGGCTGGCAGGGAGGTGTCGCCGTGGGGCGGCTTCATGGCAGTGTGGGAGGGTCCCGAGCGTCCACCGGCAACAGGGGCCACGTGGGCAGCCTTACGAGACAGGCTGCAAGCACAGGGTGGGGCGTGCTCGGGTCACTGCCCCCTTGCACCCTCTGACTCTCCTTCCAGGTTGGCTGGCAGCCTCAGTGGAACCAGAGGACACTCGCCACTCAGGGAAACTGAGGTGAGGGTCGGGCACCGCCGCCCCCTTCCTCCTGGCTGCTCTTACTTCCCGCTACTGGCCCCGCCTTGGTTCTTCCCTTTTCGGAGATCCCCGGAGGCATAACAGCAGTTAAGACTGCcaaccagctgtgtggccttgggcaagttacttaacctctctggacccTCACTATGCAATGAGGCTAATAACTGCACCTACCTCTAAGAGATCAAATGAGTTAACAGAGCAAAGTAGAGCCCTGAGGCCGGGCACTCGGCCACTGCCATGTGTTTGCaattataaatgattataaataatagCAGGGGCGGCTCACACCCACAGAGGCCTGGACAGAACACCCCCGTCACCTGCGCCGGACGGGCTGACCTCTCCTCTTCCCCGTAGCTGTCGCTCACGAGCCGCACAAGATGATATTCCTCACGGCCCTGCCCCTGTTTTGGATTATGATCTCAGGTAAGGCTGGGGCCCTGGCCCCCGGAGCAGGCTGGGGCTGTGTCTGCAGGTCCCTGGCCCCCCCAGGCCGGAGGATTGGAGCAGGAGGCGGTGATCCAGGGGGGACACGTGGCCCTCCGCCTCAGCGCCCCCCGCTGTCTCCCGCAGCCTCCCGCGGGGGCCACTGGGGCGCCTGGATGCCCTCGTCTATCTCGGCCTTCGAGGGCACCTGCGTCTCCATCCCCTGCCGCTTCGACTTCCCCGACGAGCTGCGGCCGGCCGTGGTGCACGGCGTCTGGTACTTCAACAGCCCCTACCCCAAGAACTACCCGCCCGTGGTCTTCAAGTCCCGCACCCAGGTGGTGCACGAGAGCTTCCAGGGCCGCAGCCGCCTGCTGGGGGACCTGGGCCTGCGCAACTGCACCCTGCTGCTCAGCAGCGTCAGCCCCGAGCTGGGCGGCAAGTACTACTTCCGCGGGGACCTGGGCGGCTACAACCAGTACACCTTCTCCGAGCACAGCGTCCTGGACGTCATCAGTGAGTGCCCAGAGGCTGTGGGGCACCGGGGGCAGGGGAGCCCCAGGAGGGGGGACGGCAGGTCCGGGAGGTGCCGGTTTGGCTGGGGACGCAGACCCCAGTGCCACACACCGTGCTGCGGATGACAGACATGAACAAAGCAGGTCCCCAAACTGTCTCGCTGCCCTGGGAGGAGCACAGGGGGTGCTCTCACCCTTCTAGAAACAACCCGGTGGGGCCCAGGGCTCGGGGGCAAGGCCTCTGGGTCCCTGCTTGAGCGAGGTCACCCTGCGCAAGTCACTTACCCTCCCTGGGCCTCGGTCTCCTCTTCCGTGAAACGGGGACAAGAGCAGCCGATGGGGAATAGTCGCCAAGCGCTCGctcagagcagggcctggcacctGGCGCCCAGCCCTGGCTGACGGAGCAGCCCTCGCTGTCAGCGCTCGGAGTTGCTAattccagggtttttttttaaatgtaatctcTTAGTTATTAAATATCGGCtaattcagatatttattttgagacagagtctcgctccgttgcccaggctagagtgagtgccgtggcgtcagcctcgctcacagcaacctccgactcctgggctcaagcgatcctcctgcctcagcctcctgagtagctgggattacaggcatgcgacaccatgcccggctaattttttttttttttatctatttttagttggccaattcatttctttctatttttagtagagacggggtctcgctcttgctcaggctggttttgaactcctgacctcgagtgatccacctgcctcgacctcccagagtgctaggattacaggcatgagccaccgtgcccggtctaaagatatttaaaaaaaattttttttttaggccaagTAAAATGCAGCTATGGCCAGATTTGGCGATCAGAGCAGGGCCCGCTGCCTGGTGTCTGCCAGGCCCCACGGCTGGGAGCCCTGAGATTTGGGTTCCCAGCGGCTTGAGTCTATAGAAGGAGCCAGATTACAGCCCtggtggaggaaggggccacataGGTGCAGCACacatgcgtacacacacacacacacacacacacacaccccacacatacacacactacatacaacacacatgtacacactacatacaacacacatacacacactacatACAACACACACAGCATGccacacacaacatacacacattCGCAGGTGGAAGGAGCAAACCAAAGCTCacctgggagaggagagagggcaaGACACAGAAGCTGAACCAGAGTGATGGGGGTTGGGTCCCAGTCTAACTTGGTGCTAgctgtggcctcagtttcccgatTTGCGAAATGAGCACAAAAACAGCACCTGCGAGCATGGCTGACAGGGCCCGGCCAGCTAGGCGCCGTGGGGTGCTCGGGCGGCTGTCGGTACTTCCCGACCCCCTGGGGCTGGGTCCAAGGAGGGTTTCTGGGTCAAGGGTGACCTAGAAGGGGAAGGCGGAAGGGAATCCTGTCCCCGGAGCCGGGGGAGCGGACCGGGTGCCCGCGGGGAGCGGGGCGAGGTGGGGGGACCCGCGGCCCCGTGCGGCTCCTCACCCCTCCTTCTCCGCCTCGTGCAGACACCCCCAACATCGTGGTGCCCCCCGAGGTGGTGGCAGGCACGGAGGTGGAGGTCAGCTGCATGGTGCCGGACAACTGCCCGGAGCTGCGCCCCGAGCTGGGCTGGCTGGGCCACGAGGGGCTGGGCGAGCCGGCGGTGCTGGGCCGGCTGCGGGAGGACGAGGGCACCTGGGTGCAGGTGTCGCTGCTGCACTTCGTGCCCACCAGGGAGGCCAACGGCCACCGGCTGGGCTGCCAGGCCTCCTTCCCCAACACCAGCCTGCAGTTCGAGGGCTACGCCAGCCTGGACGTCAAGTGTGAGCCTGggtgcgggccggggcgggccgggcgcggggcggggtgCGGGCCGGGgcaggccgggggcggggcggggcggggcggggtagTGGGGGCGTGGGCGGGGGCGTGGCGGGGGCGTGGCGGGGTGCGGGCCGGGGTAGTGGGGGCGTGGGCCGGGGCGTGGCGGGGTGCGGGCCTggtgcggggcgggggggggggacgcGGGACGGGCctgtggtgggggcggggcagggggcggcCAGGGGTGGCGGGGGCGTGGCGGGGGCGTGGTGGGCTGTGGGCTGGCTGCGGGCTGGGCGTGGGGGGGCGCTCGCGGGCcaggcgcggggcggggccagggcgggGCGGGTGCGGACAGGGCacgggcagggcgcagggccGGGCGTGGGGGGGGCGCGGGCAGGGCGCGGGGCCCGGGCGGGGCGGGTACGGGCAGGGCTTGGGCACCGCCCGCTCACCCCGGGTGCTGTCGCGGGCCTCAGACCCCCCGGTGATCGTGGAGATGAACGCGTCGGTGGAGGCCATCGACGGCTCCCAGGTCAGCCTGCTCTGCGGGGCCGACAGCAACCCCCCGCCGCTGCTGACCTGGATGCGGGACGGGACGGTGCTGCGGGAGGCGGTGGCCGAGAGCCTGCTGCTGGAGCTGGACGGGGTGAGCCCCGAGGAGGACGGCGTCTACGCCTGCCTGGCCGAGAACGCCTACGGCCAGGACAACCGCACCGTGGGGCTCAGCGTCATGTGTGAGTCGCTCTCGGGGCACCCACGGCCAGCGGAGGGCGGAGCGGCCTGGCCCGGGGCGAGCGCAGGCTGCAGGTGGAGGTGTCCCTTGTGCTTCCGCAACTGTCTGCTGCGCCCGCCCTGCACGGCTGTCGCTGCAAGGCGCCATCCGTCGGAAGACTCAGCTTCCGTCCCTGCCCCTGCTAAGTACAGTTTCCCGGGGGCAGTGCTGGGCGGTCTGGGGAGATGTGGGCCTGGCCCAGGAAcctgcatttttattcattcattcattcattttattattattattttttgagacagagtctcactctgttgcccaggctagagtggcatggcatcaacctagctcacagcaacctccaactcctgggctcaagtgatcctcctgcctcagcctcccgaggagctgggactacaggcacgcgccaccatgcctagctgattttttctctatatattagttggccaatttctttctttttttttttttttgagacagagtctcactttgttgcccaggctagagtgagtgccgtggcatcagcctagctcacagcaacctcaaactcctgggctcaagcgatcctcctgcctcagcctcccgaggagctgggactacaggcatgcgccaccatgcttggctaattttttctattttttagcagagacggggtctcgctcttgctcaggcaggtctcgagctcctgagctcaagcgatatgcccgcctcggcctcccagagtgctgggattacaggcgtgagccacctcgcccagccaggaatctgcatttttaaaatgaacccTGTTATAGTTCTAACGGATAGTTGAGGGCACCCCAGGCCTCCCCCAGCCCGTTGTGTGCACGCGTACATTATTGGGCAGCCAGAAGGGGGCTGGTCAGAACAGGAGCTAGGAACAGGAACTTAGCTGGGAAGTAGGTAGgggccattcattcattcattcattcacaaatattcaCTGAGGCAGAGAGTCCGGGCTGAGGGTACCAACAGGGACAGCCACAGCCAACATGTGCTCGCAGTTCCGGATGCTTCCCACGTGCCCTCTTCCCCAGGCACCTGCCTAGGCTCGCTGATGCCGACCCTCACCGTCCTATCTAAAACTGGAACCCTGATTTCCCATCCTCTCGCCccctttatttttcatctcagaatGTGCCCCCTTCTTGCTAAGTACGTATTTCGCTTGTGTAGCATCTCCCCACATGCGCTTTGTTCAAGCTGCAACAGCGCCTGCCGCTCGGCAGTTCTCAGTGAGTGTTGCAAGATCATCTCTGTGAGGTTGGAACCATTCTTAAACCCATATTCCAGATGAGTAAAGTGAGGCCCAGAGGTGTTAAGGCATGGGTCCGCACACAGCTtggcaggggcagagctgggatccaaaGACAGGCACTCCGGCTGCAAAGCCCCTGTTCTTGTACACGAGACGGCCAGGAGTGGGGTTGCCCGAGCCATCCTGAGCCGGTGTGCTGGGTTCAGGGTGCCTGGGGCGGTGTTTGAGGGGGGCAGCTGGCTGGCAGAAGCAGCACCTTCTGGTTCTGACTGTCGGCTCCCTGTCCTGCCTCCCCAGACGCGCCCTGGAAGCCGACGGTGAACGGGACCTTGGTGGCCGTGGAGGGGGAGACGGTCTCTGTCGTGTGCTCCACGCAGAGCAACCCGGACCCTATCCTCACCATCTTCAAGGAGAAGCAGATCCTGGCCACCGTCATCTACGAGAGCGAACTGCAGCTAGAGCTGCCGGCCGTGAAGCCCGAGGATGACGGGGAGTACTGGTGTGTGGCCGAGAACCAGTACGGCCAGAGGGCCACCGCCTTCAACCTGTCTGTGGAGTGTGAGTACCTGCCATGTCCACCCCTCGGTTGGATGGCTCAGCGGGGGACACCCGGATTCCTGGGAGGTGCCCATGCGTCCCAACCAGTGTCTGCCTTGCCCATACTCGCTGGcagatggggaggagggcagggaaacCGAATTCAcagcaagaaaatagaaatcccaCCTGAGAATGCGTGTTCCTGCATCCTAGGGTGGGCTATTGACCAGGTAGATTTCTGGATCCTGTGGCCACCAAACCTCTGCGTGAACTGAAACAATAGCCATGACGTCTAGCCCCGGCAGAGTGTCCCTGTGTACTAGGTGCTGTTGTTGGAAGCACTACTCATTTCGTCCTCATGACATCCTTATGAGAGGCTCGATGACTGGCCCCTagtttacagagaaggaaactgaggcccagagacctTATGCcctctgcccaaggtcacacggctaaGAAAATAGCACAATTTGAGATTTAAATCCAGGCGGTGTGGGTTCGCTCTTCTGTACTGCCCAAAGCTGACCTCATCCTGTGCTCTGACATCAGAATACATTGGCGCAGCGATTGTTAAGTGCGCAGGGCTGCTCGGCTCTGCGAGAGGTGGGGCATAG harbors:
- the MAG gene encoding myelin-associated glycoprotein isoform X1 — protein: MIFLTALPLFWIMISASRGGHWGAWMPSSISAFEGTCVSIPCRFDFPDELRPAVVHGVWYFNSPYPKNYPPVVFKSRTQVVHESFQGRSRLLGDLGLRNCTLLLSSVSPELGGKYYFRGDLGGYNQYTFSEHSVLDVINTPNIVVPPEVVAGTEVEVSCMVPDNCPELRPELGWLGHEGLGEPAVLGRLREDEGTWVQVSLLHFVPTREANGHRLGCQASFPNTSLQFEGYASLDVKYPPVIVEMNASVEAIDGSQVSLLCGADSNPPPLLTWMRDGTVLREAVAESLLLELDGVSPEEDGVYACLAENAYGQDNRTVGLSVMYAPWKPTVNGTLVAVEGETVSVVCSTQSNPDPILTIFKEKQILATVIYESELQLELPAVKPEDDGEYWCVAENQYGQRATAFNLSVEFAPVILLESHCVAARDTVQCLCVVKSNPEPAVAFELPSRNVTVNETEREFVYSERSGLLLTSILTLRGQAQAPPRVICTSRNLYGTKSLELPFQGAHRLMWAKIGPVGAVVAFAVLIAIVCYITQTRRKKNVTESPSFSAGDNPPVLFSSDFRISGAPEKYESERRLGSERRLLGLRGEPPELDLSYSHSDPGKRPTKDSYTLTEELAEYAEIRVK
- the MAG gene encoding myelin-associated glycoprotein isoform X2, whose product is MIFLTALPLFWIMISASRGGHWGAWMPSSISAFEGTCVSIPCRFDFPDELRPAVVHGVWYFNSPYPKNYPPVVFKSRTQVVHESFQGRSRLLGDLGLRNCTLLLSSVSPELGGKYYFRGDLGGYNQYTFSEHSVLDVINTPNIVVPPEVVAGTEVEVSCMVPDNCPELRPELGWLGHEGLGEPAVLGRLREDEGTWVQVSLLHFVPTREANGHRLGCQASFPNTSLQFEGYASLDVKYPPVIVEMNASVEAIDGSQVSLLCGADSNPPPLLTWMRDGTVLREAVAESLLLELDGVSPEEDGVYACLAENAYGQDNRTVGLSVMYAPWKPTVNGTLVAVEGETVSVVCSTQSNPDPILTIFKEKQILATVIYESELQLELPAVKPEDDGEYWCVAENQYGQRATAFNLSVEFAPVILLESHCVAARDTVQCLCVVKSNPEPAVAFELPSRNVTVNETEREFVYSERSGLLLTSILTLRGQAQAPPRVICTSRNLYGTKSLELPFQGAHRLMWAKIGPVGAVVAFAVLIAIVCYITQTRRKKNVTESPSFSAGDNPPVLFSSDFRISGAPEKYESREVSSPECH
- the MAG gene encoding myelin-associated glycoprotein isoform X3; this translates as MIFLTALPLFWIMISASRGGHWGAWMPSSISAFEGTCVSIPCRFDFPDELRPAVVHGVWYFNSPYPKNYPPVVFKSRTQVVHESFQGRSRLLGDLGLRNCTLLLSSVSPELGGKYYFRGDLGGYNQYTFSEHSVLDVINTPNIVVPPEVVAGTEVEVSCMVPDNCPELRPELGWLGHEGLGEPAVLGRLREDEGTWVQVSLLHFVPTREANGHRLGCQASFPNTSLQFEGYASLDVKYPPVIVEMNASVEAIDGSQVSLLCGADSNPPPLLTWMRDGTVLREAVAESLLLELDGVSPEEDGVYACLAENAYGQDNRTVGLSVMYAPWKPTVNGTLVAVEGETVSVVCSTQSNPDPILTIFKEKQILATVIYESELQLELPAVKPEDDGEYWCVAENQYGQRATAFNLSVEFAPVILLESHCVAARDTVQCLCVVKSNPEPAVAFELPSRNVTVNETEREFVYSERSGLLLTSILTLRGQAQAPPRVICTSRNLYGTKSLELPFQGAHRLMWAKIGPVGAVVAFAVLIAIVCYITQTRRKPVILALWEAEAGGSLKVRSSKPA